Proteins encoded within one genomic window of Thermus albus:
- a CDS encoding sodium-dependent bicarbonate transport family permease: MDALELLRLNLLSPMVLAFALGVAARLLKSDLAFPEALYTALSIYLLFAIGFKGGVELSKTPVATLLLPALATLGLGMFRPLSSYFLARRFLTLGRVDAGALAAHYGSVSAVTFLAALTFAQGVGHRPEGFLPTLVALLEVPGIVVALLLAKRGGGNLGDAFQEVLTGRSVVLLVGGLLIGALSGEEGMDRVKPFFVDPFYGVLTLFLLDLGMVAASRFAALKQVGFRLVLYGILLPIFHGAIGVYLGHWVGLSVGGATVLGAMAASSSYIAAPAAVRIALPEANPSLYLTASLAVTFPFNLVLGIPIYHALTQWIGG; this comes from the coding sequence GCTTCTCAAGAGCGACCTGGCCTTTCCCGAGGCCCTGTACACGGCCCTATCCATCTACCTGCTCTTCGCCATCGGCTTCAAAGGGGGGGTGGAGCTTTCCAAGACCCCCGTGGCCACCCTGCTCCTTCCCGCCTTGGCCACCCTGGGCCTGGGGATGTTCCGCCCCCTTTCCAGCTATTTTCTGGCCCGCCGCTTTCTCACCCTCGGCCGGGTGGATGCCGGGGCCTTGGCCGCCCATTACGGTTCGGTCTCTGCGGTGACCTTTTTGGCGGCCCTCACCTTTGCCCAAGGGGTGGGCCACAGGCCCGAGGGCTTCTTGCCCACCCTGGTGGCCCTTTTGGAGGTGCCGGGTATCGTGGTGGCCCTGCTCTTGGCCAAGCGGGGAGGTGGGAACCTGGGTGACGCCTTCCAGGAGGTCCTTACCGGGAGGAGCGTGGTCCTCCTGGTGGGAGGGCTTCTCATCGGGGCCCTTTCCGGGGAGGAGGGGATGGACCGGGTAAAACCCTTTTTTGTGGATCCCTTCTATGGGGTCCTCACCCTTTTCCTGCTGGATCTGGGGATGGTGGCGGCCTCGAGGTTCGCTGCCCTAAAACAGGTGGGCTTCCGCCTGGTCCTCTATGGCATCCTCCTGCCCATCTTCCATGGGGCCATCGGGGTGTATCTCGGGCATTGGGTGGGGCTTTCCGTGGGAGGAGCAACGGTTTTGGGGGCCATGGCCGCCAGCAGCAGCTATATCGCCGCCCCCGCCGCCGTGCGCATCGCCTTGCCGGAGGCCAATCCCAGCCTGTACCTCACCGCCAGCTTGGCGGTGACCTTTCCCTTTAACCTGGTCTTGGGCATCCCCATCTACCACGCCCTAACCCAGTGGATCGGGGGGTGA